Proteins from a genomic interval of Medicago truncatula cultivar Jemalong A17 chromosome 3, MtrunA17r5.0-ANR, whole genome shotgun sequence:
- the LOC11435051 gene encoding calcium-dependent protein kinase SK5 — protein sequence MSKSNIPDKTTPTTPKTTWVLPRVTKNLHEVYTLGRKLGQGQFGITYHCTHNSTGRTYACKSISKKKLLCKEDYDDAWREIQIMHHLSEHPNVVRIRETYEDSFFVHLVMELCEGGELFDRIVQKGHYSERQAAKLIKTIVEVVEACHSLGVMHRDLKPENFLFDSVDEDAVLKTIDFGLSVFYKPGEIFSDISGSPYYVAPEVLHKKYGSEADVWSAGVILYILLSGRLPFCADTENGIFRQICRGRLNFQSEPWPEISYSAKDLIRKMLDRNPRTRFTAHQVLCHPWIVDDNIAPDKPLDSAVLSRLKQFSAMNKLKKMALHVIAKRLNEEEIGGLKELFRMLDADNSGTITLDELKEGLQRVGSELMESEIKDLMDAADIDNNGTLDYGEFIAATVHLNKLEREENLLSAFSYFDKDGSGYITIDEIQAACKEFGLDDVHIDEMVKEIDQDNDGQIDYGEFAAMMRKGNGGIGRRTMSSTLDSRDALEIIGNGSN from the exons ATGTCAAAATCAAACATACCAGACAAGACAACACCAACAACACCGAAAACCACATGGGTTCTCCCTCGTGTAACAAAGAATCTCCATGAAGTTTACACCTTAGGTAGAAAACTGGGTCAAGGTCAATTTGGGATCACATATCACTGCACACACAACTCAACGGGTAGAACCTACGCTTGCAAATCAATCTCAAAGAAGAAGCTTTTGTGTAAAGAGGATTATGATGATGCTTGGAGAGAGATTCAAATAATGCACCATTTATCCGAACATCCAAATGTTGTGAGGATCCGTGAAACATATGAGGATTCATTTTTTGTTCATTTGGTTATGGAGCTTTGTGAAGGTGGGGAATTGTTTGATAGGATTGTGCAGAAGGGTCATTATAGTGAGAGACAAGCTGCTAAGTTGATTAAGACTATTGTTGAGGTTGTTGAAGCTTGTCATTCTCTTGGAGTTATGCATAGAGACCTTAAACCTGAGAATTTTCTATTTGATTCTGTTGATGAAGATGCTGTTCTCAAAACTATTGATTTTGGGCTGTCTGTTTTTTATAAGCCag GTGAAATCTTTAGTGATATTTCTGGAAGCCCATACTATGTTGCACCAGAGGTCTTGCACAAGAAGTATGGATCTGAAGCTGACGTGTGGAGTGCTGGCGTTATTCTGTACATCTTGTTAAGCGGGAGGCTTCCGTTTTGTGCCG ACACCGAAAATGGGATCTTCCGACAGATTTGCCGTGGAAGACTTAATTTCCAGTCTGAGCCATGGCCTGAGATTTCATACAGCGCCAAGGATCTAATCCGAAAGATGCTTGATAGGAATCCAAGAACAAGGTTTACAGCTCACCAAGTGCTCT GTCACCCATGGATTGTCGATGATAACATTGCACCAGATAAACCCCTTGATTCTGCTGTTCTATCTCGTCTGAAGCAATTCTCTGCAATGAATAAACTGAAAAAGATGGCTTTACAT GTTATTGCCAAGAGGCTTAACGAAGAAGAAATTGGTGGTCTGAAAGAATTATTTAGGATGCTTGACGCTGACAATAGTGGAACCATAACATTGGATGAGCTAAAAGAAGGCTTACAGCGAGTAGGATCGGAACTTATGGAGTCTGAAATTAAGGATCTTATGGATGCA GCAGACATTGATAATAACGGGACACTTGACTATGGTGAATTCATTGCTGCTACTGTCCACTTAAATAAGCTGGAGAGAGAGGAAAATCTATTGTCAGCATTCTCGTACTTTGACAAAGATGGAAGTGGTTACATAACCATTGACGAGATACAGGCAGCTTGTAAGGAGTTTGGTTTGGACGATGTCCATATTGATGAAATGGTCAAGGAAATTGATCAAGATAAT GATGGACAAATAGACTATGGAGAGTTTGCTGCCATGATGAGAAAGGGCAATGGAGGGATCGGAAGGCGAACCATGTCAAGCACACTCGATTCCAGGGATGCTCTAGAAATCATAGGCAATGGGTCCAATTAA
- the LOC120579451 gene encoding acyl-coenzyme A thioesterase 13, with amino-acid sequence MLLNKQTNKQKNRMGKTEASTKKGEASSMVDDELPQEFLEHLTLRGLRLDRIEPGRVVFSMNIPPRLLNSSKYLHGGAITTLVDIVGAAAIPAAGFPWNSGVSIEINISCFDATYVNEEIEIDARVLRIGKAVAVVSVEFKKKKTGQVFAQGRHTKYIPFVSKM; translated from the exons ATGCTgctaaacaaacaaacaaacaaacaaaaaaacagaatgGGAAAAACAGAAGCGTCAACGAAGAAAGGAGAAGCATCGTCAATGGTAGACGATGAATTGCCTCAGGAGTTTCTGGAACATCTAACCTTGCGCGGCCTACGATTGGATCGCATTGAACCTGGTCGTGTCGTCTTCTCAATGAACATACCTCCACGTTTACTC AATTCAAGTAAATACTTGCACGGTGGTGCTATAACTACTCTg GTGGATATAGTAGGCGCAGCCGCAATTCCCGCAGCTGGATTTCCGTGGAATTCTGGAGTTTCCATTGAGATTAATATCTCATGCTTTGATGCTACTTATGTCAATGAAGAGATTGAGATTGATGCTAGAGTTTTACGAATAGGAAAGGCTGTAGCTGTTGTAAGCGTGGAGTTCAAGAAGAAAAAGACTGGACAAGTTTTTGCTCAAGGGCGTCATACCAAATATATTCCCTTTGTAAGTAAAATGTGA
- the LOC11431157 gene encoding acyl-coenzyme A thioesterase 13 produces MEKTEGTMPDLESVKKYLEKRLASTVDDEFPPKFLQHLILRALRLDLIEPGRVVFSMNIPPRLLNSGKYLHGGAITTLVDIAGGTAIPAAGFPWKSGVSVEINISCLDAAYVNEEIEIDTRVLRLGKAVAVLSVELRKKKTGQVFAQGRHTKFLPLKYLPLKSKM; encoded by the exons atggaAAAAACAGAAGGAACTATGCCAGATTTGGAATCAGTGAAGAAGTATTTGGAGAAAAGACTAGCATCAACGGTAGATGATGAATTTCCTCCAAAGTTTTTGCAACATCTAATCTTGCGCGCCCTGCGATTGGATCTCATTGAACCTGGTCGTGTCGTCTTCTCAATGAACATACCCCCACGTTTACTC AATTCAGGTAAGTACTTGCACGGTGGTGCTATCACTACTCTGGTGGATATCGCAGGCGGAACCGCAATTCCCGCAGCTGGATTTCCGTGGAAATCCGGAGTTTCCGTAGAGATCAATATATCATGCTTGGATGCTGCCTATGTCAAT GAGGAGATTGAGATTGATACCAGGGTTCTAAGACTAGGAAAGGCTGTAGCTGTTCTAAGCGTGGAgttgaggaagaaaaaaactGGCCAAGTTTTTGCTCAAGGGCGTCATACAAAATTTCTTCCCCTAAAATATCTTCCCCTTAAGAGTAAAATGTGA
- the LOC11419955 gene encoding acyl-coenzyme A thioesterase 13 translates to MAKTEERITDLESVKRYLEKKGEESAPTVDNELPQEFLGHLVVRGLRLDLIEPGRIVFSMKIPPNLLNSSNCLHGGAITTLVDLVGATAVPTAGFSWSSGVSVEINVSCLDAAYVDEEIEIDGRVLRVGKTIAVISVELRKKKTGQIFAQGRHTKYIPFISKM, encoded by the exons atggCAAAAACAGAAGAAAGGATCACGGATTTAGAATCAGTGAAGAGGTACTTGGAGAAGAAAGGAGAAGAATCAGCACCAACGGTAGACAATGAATTGCCTCAGGAGTTTTTGGGACATCTAGTCGTACGTGGCTTACGCCTTGATCTCATTGAGCCTGGCCGTATCGTTTTCTCAATGAAGATACCTCCCAATTTACTT AATTCTAGTAACTGCTTACACGGTGGTGCCATCACTACTTTGGTGGATCTGGTAGGCGCAACTGCAGTTCCCACCGCGGGATTTTCATGGAGTTCAGGAGTTTCAGTCGAGATCAATGTATCATGCTTGGATGCTGCATATGTCGAT GAGGAGATTGAGATCGATGGCAGAGTCCTACGAGTAGGAAAGACTATAGCTGTTATAAGCGTGGAgttaaggaagaaaaaaactgGCCAAATTTTTGCTCAGGGGCGTCATACCAAATATATACCCTTTATCAGTAAAATGTGA
- the LOC11424379 gene encoding uncharacterized protein — MLTKKSESGIMNIYCPLVIIDYEREHKLEGPSERAKQRNKNRMGKAEERTKLRSVKNYLEKRGKTASTLDALPPKFLEHLICHGLRLDLLQPGCIVFSMKIPPRLLNSGKYLQGGVIASLVDMVGGVAIPTGGVSVEINVSCLDAAYVHEEIEIEARVLRVGKVIAVVSMEFRKKKTGQVFAHGRHTTYLSITSKM, encoded by the exons ATGTTAACCAAAAAAAGTGAAAGTGGAATAATGAACATTTATTGTCCTTTAGTTATCATTGATTATGAACGTGAACATAAGTTAGAAGGTCCAAGTGAACGTGCTAAACAAAGGAACAAAAATAGAATGGGAAAAGCAGAAGAAAGAACCAAGTTGAGATCAGTGAAGAATTACTTGGAGAAAAGAGGAAAAACAGCATCAACGTTAGATGCATTGCCTCCTAAGTTTTTGGAACATCTAATCTGTCATGGCCTGCGCCTGGATCTCTTACAACCTGGCTGTATTGTCTTCTCAATGAAGATACCTCCACGTTTACTC AATTCAGGTAAGTACTTGCAAGGTGGTGTCATTGCTAGTCTGGTGGATATGGTAGGCGGAGTTGCAATTCCCACCGGTGGAGTTTCTGTCGAGATCAACGTCTCATGCTTGGATGCTGCCTATGTTCAT GAAGAGATTGAGATAGAAGCAAGGGTTCTACGAGTAGGAAAGGTTATAGCTGTTGTAAGCATGGAGTTTAGGAAGAAAAAGACTGGCCAAGTTTTTGCTCATGGACGTCATACCACATATCTTTCCATTACTAGTAAAATGTGA
- the LOC11419954 gene encoding acyl-coenzyme A thioesterase 13 has protein sequence MNLESVKRNLEKREGETTSTVNGLPLGFLQPLIMSSLRVDLIEPGRVICSMNIPPRLLNSGNSLHGGATAALVDVVGSAAIPASGYLGRNTGVSVEINVSYLDAAYAHEEIEIEAKALRVGKTLATISVEFRKKKTGRVFAQGRHTKYLPTASKL, from the exons ATGAACCTTGAATCAGTGAAGAGGAATTTGGAAAAAAGAGAAGGAGAAACAACGTCAACGGTAAATGGATTACCTCTGGGATTCTTGCAACCCTTAATTATGAGTTCACTTCGCGTCGATCTCATTGAACCTGGCCGTGTAATCTGTTCTATGAACATACCTCCCCGTTTACTCAATTCCGGCAATTCCTTACACGGTGGCGCCACCGCTGCACTCGTCGATGTTGTTGGTTCCGCCGCCATTCCAGCTTCTGGATATTTGGGTCGGAATACTGGAGTTTCCGTCGAGATCAATGTTTCCTACTTGGATGCTGCCTATGCCCAT GAGGAGATTGAGATCGAGGCCAAGGCCCTGCGTGTAGGGAAGACCCTTGCAACAATCAGTGTGGagttcagaaagaaaaaaacagggAGGGTTTTTGCCCAGGGACGCCATACAAAATATCTTCCCACTGCTAGTAAATTGTGA